A window of Psychroflexus sp. ALD_RP9 contains these coding sequences:
- the sufB gene encoding Fe-S cluster assembly protein SufB, giving the protein MAYTEHELEQELKDKEYEYGFYTDIESDTLPPGLNEDIVIAISKRKNEPDWMTEWRLEAYRHWKTMTEPDWANVGYEKPDYQNISYYSAPNKKPKYESLDEVDPELLDTFNKLGISLDEQKKLAGVAVDVVMDSVSVATTFKKNLAEKGIIFCSISEAISEHPELVKKYIGSVVPPKDNFFAALNSAVFSDGSFCYIPKGVRCPMELSTYFRINQAGTGQFERTLVIAEESSYVSYLEGCTAPMRDENQLHAAVVELVALDNAEIKYSTVQNWFPGNKEGKGGVFNFVTKRGLCEKNAKISWTQVETGSAVTWKYPSCVLKGDNSVGEFYSIAVTNNFQQADTGTKMVHLGKNTKSTIISKGISAGQSQNSYRGLVQVNKRAENARNFSQCDSLLMGNKCGAHTFPYIEAKNKTAQIEHEATTSKIGEDQIFYCNQRGIDTEKAIALIVNGFSKEVLNKLPMEFAVEAQKLLEISLEGSVG; this is encoded by the coding sequence ATGGCGTACACAGAACATGAATTAGAACAAGAGTTAAAAGATAAAGAGTATGAATATGGCTTTTATACAGATATAGAATCTGATACATTGCCGCCAGGTTTAAATGAAGATATTGTAATAGCTATATCTAAACGTAAAAACGAACCAGACTGGATGACTGAATGGCGTTTAGAAGCCTATAGGCACTGGAAGACGATGACTGAACCTGATTGGGCAAATGTAGGTTATGAAAAGCCAGATTACCAAAATATTTCTTATTATTCGGCACCCAATAAGAAGCCTAAATACGAAAGTTTAGATGAAGTTGATCCAGAATTGTTAGATACTTTCAACAAGCTCGGAATTTCACTCGATGAACAAAAAAAATTAGCAGGTGTGGCAGTAGATGTTGTCATGGATTCAGTTTCAGTTGCCACCACCTTCAAAAAAAACTTAGCTGAAAAAGGTATTATTTTTTGCTCCATCTCTGAAGCGATTTCTGAGCATCCAGAACTTGTTAAAAAATATATAGGTAGTGTTGTTCCACCAAAAGATAACTTTTTTGCAGCTTTAAATTCTGCTGTTTTTAGCGATGGTTCATTTTGTTATATTCCAAAAGGTGTGAGATGTCCGATGGAGCTTTCTACTTATTTTAGAATCAATCAAGCAGGTACAGGTCAGTTTGAGCGTACTTTGGTTATTGCTGAAGAATCAAGTTATGTGAGTTACCTTGAAGGTTGTACAGCGCCAATGCGAGATGAAAATCAGTTACATGCAGCTGTTGTAGAATTAGTAGCTTTAGACAATGCTGAAATAAAATATAGTACAGTTCAAAACTGGTTTCCAGGAAATAAAGAAGGTAAAGGTGGTGTATTTAATTTTGTTACCAAAAGAGGTCTTTGCGAAAAAAATGCTAAAATAAGTTGGACACAAGTTGAAACTGGCTCTGCAGTAACCTGGAAGTATCCCAGCTGTGTTTTAAAAGGAGATAATTCAGTAGGAGAATTTTACTCTATTGCAGTTACCAATAATTTTCAACAAGCCGATACAGGAACTAAGATGGTGCATCTTGGCAAAAACACTAAAAGTACCATTATTTCAAAAGGTATATCTGCGGGACAATCTCAAAATTCATATCGCGGACTTGTACAAGTGAATAAACGAGCTGAAAATGCCCGTAATTTTTCACAATGTGATTCCTTATTAATGGGTAATAAGTGTGGAGCTCATACTTTTCCATATATAGAAGCTAAAAACAAAACAGCTCAAATAGAGCACGAAGCTACAACAAGTAAAATTGGCGAAGATCAAATATTTTATTGTAACCAACGCGGTATTGATACTGAAAAAGCGATAGCTCTAATTGTAAATGGATTTAGCAAAGAAGTATTAAATAAATTACCAATGGAATTTGCTGTGGAAGCTCAAAAATTACTTGAAATTTCACTTGAAGGTTCAGTTGGTTAA
- a CDS encoding HesB/IscA family protein has protein sequence MIKVSESAKQKLISLMAEEGYNTDDHFVRVGVKSGGCSGLSYDLNFDQNNQDTDKIFEDNGVKIVVNKSSFLYLVGTTLEYSGGLNGKGFVFNNPNAQRTCGCGESFSL, from the coding sequence ATGATTAAAGTAAGTGAATCAGCAAAACAAAAACTCATCTCGCTTATGGCTGAAGAAGGCTATAATACAGATGATCACTTTGTGAGAGTTGGTGTGAAAAGTGGCGGATGTTCAGGTTTATCTTACGATCTTAATTTTGACCAAAATAATCAAGATACCGATAAAATATTTGAGGATAACGGCGTAAAAATTGTCGTGAACAAAAGTAGCTTTTTATACCTTGTCGGAACCACTTTAGAATATTCAGGTGGTTTAAATGGTAAAGGGTTTGTTTTTAACAACCCTAATGCCCAACGCACATGCGGTTGTGGCGAAAGTTTTTCACTCTAA
- the sufC gene encoding Fe-S cluster assembly ATPase SufC, with amino-acid sequence MLKIKNLHASVEGEEILKGINLEINPGEVHAIMGSNGSGKSTLASVIAGNEDFEVTEGDILFEKSNISELSPDERAHKGIFLSFQYPVEIPGVSVTNFIKTSINQVRKSRGQEDMPANEMLKKIREKSALLEMDRKFLSRSLNDGFSGGEKKRNEIFQMAMLEPKLAILDETDSGLDIDALRIVSEGVNRLRTNENATLVITHYQRLLDYIVPDVVHVLLDGKIVKTGDKELAKELEERGYDWLKEESTAKV; translated from the coding sequence ATGTTAAAGATAAAAAATTTACACGCCAGCGTTGAAGGCGAAGAGATATTAAAAGGGATTAATCTTGAAATTAATCCAGGTGAAGTACATGCTATTATGGGGTCAAATGGTTCTGGTAAGAGTACATTAGCTTCGGTAATCGCCGGCAATGAAGATTTTGAGGTAACTGAGGGAGATATTTTATTTGAAAAGTCGAATATTTCTGAGCTGTCTCCAGATGAGCGTGCTCATAAAGGTATATTCTTATCATTTCAGTACCCAGTTGAAATTCCAGGTGTGAGTGTTACAAACTTCATTAAAACTTCAATTAATCAAGTTAGAAAGTCACGAGGGCAAGAAGATATGCCAGCTAACGAAATGTTGAAAAAAATTAGAGAAAAATCTGCTTTATTAGAGATGGATCGTAAGTTTTTATCGCGTTCGTTAAATGATGGTTTTTCAGGTGGTGAGAAAAAGCGTAACGAGATTTTTCAAATGGCTATGCTTGAACCAAAATTAGCAATTCTTGATGAAACCGATTCAGGTCTTGATATAGATGCTTTACGTATTGTTTCTGAAGGTGTTAATAGGCTTAGAACTAATGAAAATGCAACTTTAGTCATTACACATTACCAACGTTTACTTGACTATATTGTTCCAGATGTTGTTCATGTATTACTAGATGGTAAAATTGTAAAAACCGGTGATAAAGAGCTTGCAAAAGAGCTTGAAGAACGCGGCTACGACTGGTTAAAAGAAGAATCTACAGCTAAGGTTTAA